In a single window of the Flavivirga spongiicola genome:
- a CDS encoding aminotransferase class I/II-fold pyridoxal phosphate-dependent enzyme — protein sequence MAKIKHNNFLDTVNEVFTDAKKQGVLHLYAEGDSFTGRKIRVKQKDLFHFGTTGYLGLEQDKRLKEAAMDAIYKYGTQFPLSKSYISNPLYRKLEEKVTQLYNAPVIITKNSTLGHLGVIPSVVNDGDAIILDHQVHWSVQSASNVLKTRSVPIEMIRHSHLGMLEDKIKKLSSKYKKIWYMADGVYSMYGDVAPINELMQLCNKYPQLHLYLDDVHGMSWAGRNGTGYVLSKLDELPDNVLLFGTLSKTFGASGAVAVCTDKKRYHKIKTFGGPLTFSAQLEPASVAAAIASVDIHLSPEIYMLQNELLERITLFNTLLANTDLPLVEQNNSPVFYIGTGMPITGYNFVNRLMKEGFFVNLGIFPAVPVKNTGVRITISRHNQAEEIKSLVDAMVYHYPKALEETYTTPDKVRIAFKLPILNEVPKKQIVEEFCIGYENTIQHIDKDEWNNLMGKQGAFDWDGLLFLENVFTKNERDENNWDFHYIIIKDEMNTPILATFFTYALWKEDMLAPISVSIKLEKIRKNDPYYLTSKVLGMGSPFTEGEHLYLDKSHPHWKLAMKQMLDKIEDLEQQCNSNWLVLRDFEHDDELSQLFHQQGFIKTVMPDSCQILDLYWKTMDEYPESLSTRSRKHFKKDIKPYEDHFKVVYNDGPNRKQIDQFYELYNNVNKHNLALNMFPLPKKLFTMMSQHPNWEFLTLYLKEAFNEGNSHVPVGVMFCYKNMGETYTPAFIGMNYNYTDEHQIYRQLLYQTIKRATKLGFKKIDFGMTASFEKKKVGATIIPKAAYIQAKDNFSIELMGVMENN from the coding sequence ATGGCAAAAATTAAGCACAATAACTTTTTGGATACCGTTAATGAGGTATTTACAGATGCAAAAAAACAAGGCGTATTACATTTATACGCAGAGGGAGATAGTTTTACGGGTAGAAAAATAAGAGTAAAGCAAAAAGATCTTTTTCATTTCGGAACAACAGGCTATTTAGGTCTGGAACAGGACAAGCGTTTAAAAGAAGCTGCCATGGATGCTATTTATAAATATGGAACACAGTTTCCGCTTTCTAAAAGCTATATTTCAAATCCGTTATATCGCAAACTTGAAGAGAAAGTGACACAGTTGTATAATGCTCCTGTTATTATTACAAAAAATAGTACGCTTGGGCATCTTGGAGTTATTCCCAGTGTTGTTAATGATGGAGATGCTATTATTTTAGATCATCAGGTACATTGGAGTGTGCAAAGCGCATCTAATGTGCTTAAAACCCGTAGTGTACCTATTGAGATGATTAGACACAGCCATCTGGGCATGTTGGAAGATAAAATAAAAAAATTATCTTCTAAATACAAAAAGATCTGGTATATGGCAGACGGTGTTTATTCTATGTATGGAGATGTTGCTCCCATAAATGAGCTTATGCAGCTATGTAATAAATATCCACAATTACACCTGTATTTAGATGATGTTCACGGAATGAGCTGGGCAGGTAGAAATGGAACGGGTTATGTACTTAGTAAACTGGATGAATTACCCGATAATGTATTATTGTTTGGAACGTTAAGCAAAACTTTTGGAGCTAGTGGGGCAGTTGCTGTATGCACTGATAAGAAAAGATACCATAAAATTAAAACCTTTGGAGGCCCTTTAACTTTTTCAGCTCAATTAGAACCTGCTTCTGTTGCTGCAGCTATTGCGTCCGTCGATATTCATCTTTCTCCTGAGATTTATATGCTTCAAAATGAGTTGTTAGAGCGCATTACGTTGTTTAATACATTATTAGCAAATACAGATTTGCCTTTAGTTGAACAAAATAATTCACCGGTATTCTATATAGGTACTGGAATGCCTATTACTGGATATAATTTTGTGAATAGATTGATGAAAGAAGGGTTTTTTGTGAATTTAGGAATATTTCCAGCAGTACCCGTAAAGAATACTGGCGTGAGAATTACTATTTCCAGACATAACCAGGCAGAAGAAATAAAAAGTCTGGTAGATGCTATGGTTTATCATTACCCAAAAGCTTTAGAAGAGACCTATACCACTCCGGATAAAGTACGGATAGCTTTTAAACTACCCATTTTAAATGAGGTGCCAAAAAAGCAGATCGTTGAAGAATTTTGTATTGGATATGAAAACACCATTCAACACATCGATAAAGATGAATGGAACAACCTTATGGGGAAACAAGGCGCTTTTGATTGGGATGGCCTACTTTTTCTTGAAAACGTTTTTACGAAAAATGAGCGTGATGAAAATAACTGGGACTTTCACTATATCATAATTAAAGATGAAATGAATACCCCTATACTAGCTACATTTTTTACGTATGCTCTTTGGAAAGAAGATATGCTTGCACCAATTTCTGTTTCTATTAAATTAGAGAAAATACGAAAAAATGATCCTTATTATCTAACTTCTAAAGTGTTGGGTATGGGGTCGCCGTTTACGGAAGGAGAACATCTGTATTTGGATAAATCTCATCCACATTGGAAATTAGCAATGAAACAGATGTTAGATAAAATTGAAGATCTGGAGCAACAATGTAACTCAAATTGGTTGGTGTTAAGAGATTTTGAACACGATGATGAACTTAGTCAATTATTTCATCAACAAGGGTTCATTAAGACAGTAATGCCTGATTCGTGTCAAATACTTGACCTTTATTGGAAAACCATGGATGAATATCCGGAGTCATTATCCACACGCTCCAGAAAACACTTTAAAAAAGATATCAAACCTTATGAAGACCATTTTAAGGTCGTATACAATGATGGACCTAATCGAAAACAAATAGATCAATTTTACGAGTTGTATAACAATGTGAATAAGCATAATCTTGCTTTGAATATGTTTCCCTTACCGAAAAAGCTGTTTACAATGATGTCGCAGCATCCTAATTGGGAGTTTTTAACGTTGTATTTAAAAGAGGCATTTAACGAAGGGAACTCACATGTTCCGGTGGGGGTTATGTTTTGTTACAAAAATATGGGAGAGACATATACGCCTGCCTTTATTGGTATGAATTACAATTATACCGATGAACATCAGATTTATAGACAGCTATTGTATCAAACAATCAAACGAGCTACCAAACTTGGGTTTAAAAAGATAGATTTTGGTATGACAGCATCCTTTGAGAAGAAAAAAGTGGGAGCGACTATTATTCCTAAAGCGGCCTATATACAGGCAAAAGATAACTTCTCTATAGAGTTAATGGGAGTCATGGAAAATAATTAG
- a CDS encoding DUF7793 family protein, producing MKDLIENEYAKFWTEKDILYFVYKKGISIDLSAAMKVVEDRLLLQQGKAFLIFCDMRGVKSVNKSARDYLAIEGSVLIKAVALLVNNPLTNTISGFYIKTSNPAITTQVFTKEEEALEFLNNLNSE from the coding sequence TTGAAAGACCTTATAGAAAACGAATACGCGAAGTTTTGGACAGAAAAAGACATCCTTTATTTTGTTTATAAAAAAGGAATCTCTATTGACCTGTCTGCAGCCATGAAAGTTGTAGAAGACCGACTTTTATTGCAACAAGGTAAAGCATTTCTAATCTTTTGTGATATGAGAGGTGTTAAAAGCGTAAATAAAAGTGCAAGGGACTACTTGGCCATAGAAGGTTCGGTCTTAATCAAAGCTGTTGCTTTATTAGTCAACAACCCATTGACCAATACCATATCTGGTTTTTATATTAAAACTAGTAATCCCGCTATCACGACCCAGGTCTTTACTAAAGAGGAAGAAGCTTTAGAGTTTCTAAATAACCTCAATAGTGAATAG
- a CDS encoding DUF7793 family protein: protein MIAHIEIENKYAKYWIEEDILYFVYKKGISIDLSVAMKVVEDRLSLQQGREFLIFCDARGIKSLNKKARDYFALEGSVLMKAVAILVNNPLNNAILNFYIKTSNPTIKIQTFFEKEEALEFLNNHR, encoded by the coding sequence TTGATAGCCCATATAGAAATAGAAAATAAGTATGCTAAGTATTGGATTGAAGAGGACATCCTTTATTTTGTTTATAAAAAAGGAATCTCTATTGACCTGTCTGTAGCCATGAAAGTTGTAGAAGACCGACTTTCATTGCAACAAGGCAGGGAGTTTTTAATCTTTTGTGACGCCAGAGGCATTAAAAGCTTAAATAAAAAAGCAAGAGACTACTTTGCACTTGAAGGCTCAGTACTGATGAAAGCTGTGGCAATATTGGTCAATAATCCATTAAACAATGCCATCTTAAATTTTTATATTAAAACCAGTAACCCCACTATCAAGATTCAGACGTTTTTCGAAAAAGAGGAAGCTCTAGAATTTCTAAACAATCATAGATAG
- a CDS encoding helix-turn-helix domain-containing protein, protein MIDDETNKERIKQIHTMLMEFASGNFAYNIERSNLDDDIEALIALVNMTFQEIKSSFIHQGYANLNETYKHLVQMFFVLDLEDTIIAFNSRIKQMLFFDDHELQEKAFSTFLTQDSKLAWNGLKSKLAHTNLDAHEEFIVLSFKTKQQLILTTNCLVSKFVDQVNQSERIVITSIEIIKNSTERDTELRKKVSLGKDKVTKRLQTGNKSKQLNLSFSDIKKIREVHDHIINNLDKPLAPLVELAHTFGTNEYKLKYGFKQLYGQTVFRFLINERLRKASVLIQHTDTSIKEVAHVTGFISAPHFSKAFKEKYGFTPRDLRKRPNDHLE, encoded by the coding sequence ATGATCGATGATGAAACTAATAAGGAAAGAATAAAACAAATCCATACCATGCTTATGGAGTTTGCCAGTGGAAATTTCGCTTACAATATTGAAAGATCCAACTTGGATGATGATATTGAAGCTCTTATAGCGCTGGTCAACATGACCTTTCAGGAAATAAAATCCTCTTTTATCCATCAAGGTTATGCAAACCTAAATGAAACTTATAAGCATTTGGTTCAAATGTTCTTTGTGTTAGATCTGGAAGACACTATTATTGCTTTTAATTCTCGTATAAAACAAATGCTGTTTTTTGATGATCATGAGTTACAAGAAAAAGCATTTTCTACATTTCTAACTCAAGACTCAAAATTAGCTTGGAATGGTTTGAAATCTAAGTTAGCTCATACAAACCTAGATGCTCATGAGGAATTTATTGTACTATCCTTTAAAACCAAACAACAGTTAATTCTAACAACAAATTGCCTGGTAAGTAAATTTGTTGATCAGGTCAATCAATCGGAAAGAATCGTGATTACATCGATTGAAATTATTAAAAACAGTACGGAAAGGGATACTGAATTACGAAAAAAGGTGAGTTTGGGAAAAGATAAAGTAACAAAACGTCTCCAGACTGGTAATAAAAGCAAACAGTTAAACCTAAGTTTTTCTGATATTAAAAAAATCCGAGAAGTACATGACCATATTATAAACAATTTAGACAAACCACTAGCTCCATTGGTAGAATTAGCACATACCTTTGGAACCAATGAATACAAGTTAAAGTATGGATTCAAGCAATTATACGGGCAAACCGTTTTTCGCTTTTTAATAAATGAGAGACTGAGAAAAGCCAGTGTATTAATTCAGCATACGGATACGTCCATAAAAGAAGTGGCACATGTAACAGGCTTTATCAGTGCGCCCCATTTTTCTAAAGCTTTTAAGGAAAAATATGGTTTTACTCCAAGGGATTTGAGAAAACGACCCAATGACCATTTGGAATAA
- a CDS encoding helix-turn-helix domain-containing protein: MYNDETNKQRIKQIHTMLMEFASGNFSYNIERSNLDDDIEALTALVNMTFQEVKSSFIHQGYANLNETYKHVVQMFFVLDLEDTIIAFNSHIKQVLFFDDDELLEEVFSTFLTQDSKLAWNGLKSKLAHTNLDAHEEFIVLSFKTKQQLILTANCLVSKFVDPVNQLERIVITSIDIIKNSTERETELRKMVSSGKDKNKATKHFQTGNKSKRLNLSFSDIRKIRKVHDHIINNLDKPLAPLIELAHIFGTNEYKLKYGFKQLYGQTVFRFLINERLRKASILIQHTDTSIKEVAHATGFISAPHFSKAFKEKYGFTPRDLRKQSGDVLG; this comes from the coding sequence ATGTACAACGATGAGACTAATAAGCAAAGAATAAAACAAATCCATACCATGCTTATGGAATTTGCCAGTGGAAATTTTTCATACAATATTGAAAGATCCAATTTGGATGATGATATTGAAGCCCTTACCGCACTGGTCAACATGACCTTTCAGGAAGTAAAATCCTCTTTTATCCATCAAGGTTATGCAAACCTAAATGAAACTTACAAGCACGTGGTTCAAATGTTCTTTGTATTAGATTTGGAAGACACCATTATTGCTTTTAATTCTCATATAAAACAAGTGCTGTTTTTTGATGATGATGAGTTACTAGAAGAAGTGTTTTCTACATTTCTAACTCAGGATTCAAAATTAGCCTGGAATGGTTTGAAATCTAAGTTAGCTCATACAAACCTAGATGCTCATGAGGAATTTATTGTATTATCCTTTAAAACCAAACAACAGTTAATTCTAACAGCAAATTGCCTGGTAAGTAAATTTGTTGATCCGGTCAATCAATTGGAAAGAATTGTGATTACATCTATAGATATTATTAAAAACAGTACGGAAAGGGAAACTGAATTACGAAAAATGGTGAGTTCCGGAAAGGATAAAAATAAAGCAACTAAGCACTTCCAGACCGGTAATAAAAGTAAACGGTTAAACCTAAGTTTTTCTGATATTAGAAAAATCCGAAAGGTACATGATCATATTATTAACAATTTAGATAAACCACTTGCTCCGTTGATAGAATTAGCACATATCTTTGGAACCAATGAATACAAGTTAAAGTATGGATTCAAGCAATTATACGGGCAAACCGTTTTTCGCTTTTTAATAAATGAAAGATTAAGAAAAGCCAGTATATTAATTCAACATACGGATACGTCCATAAAAGAAGTGGCACATGCAACAGGCTTTATAAGTGCGCCCCATTTTTCTAAGGCTTTCAAGGAAAAATATGGTTTTACTCCAAGGGATTTAAGAAAACAATCTGGTGATGTGTTAGGGTAG